A genomic window from Deferribacterota bacterium includes:
- a CDS encoding HAMP domain-containing protein — protein MLFFANIVLGLYILNLFKNNYREISERYTKNLALISNAYIENVMLTGESELLKALVKNIVLEKHMLGIHIFDTNGELYCCGKANIGANLLQEYRKVVKPRDMKERFIENKLSKNVNFYSYYKPLFNKRECKVCHVNDGKIIGLLNINVDNTRFFSLFRKKTAILLWSLILFSFILSLIIIYIMKYIITHPIGKLEKAITKVTEGDLDSRAVIKSRDEIEKLSDCFNKMVESLKNTTYTL, from the coding sequence ATGCTTTTTTTTGCTAACATAGTTTTAGGTTTATACATCTTAAATTTGTTTAAAAATAACTATAGGGAGATATCAGAAAGATATACTAAAAATTTGGCTCTTATATCAAATGCCTATATTGAAAATGTTATGTTAACAGGTGAATCAGAGCTGCTAAAGGCTTTAGTTAAGAATATAGTTCTAGAAAAACATATGTTGGGAATACATATTTTTGATACTAATGGTGAACTCTATTGTTGTGGAAAAGCAAATATAGGTGCTAATTTGTTACAAGAGTATAGAAAGGTTGTGAAGCCAAGGGATATGAAGGAGAGATTCATCGAAAATAAACTATCTAAAAATGTAAATTTTTATTCTTATTATAAACCGTTATTTAATAAACGTGAATGTAAGGTTTGCCATGTTAACGATGGCAAGATTATAGGCTTGCTAAATATTAATGTTGATAATACAAGGTTTTTTTCATTATTTAGAAAAAAGACTGCAATATTACTTTGGTCCTTAATCCTATTTAGCTTTATTTTATCATTAATTATTATCTATATAATGAAATATATAATTACACACCCAATAGGGAAATTAGAAAAAGCTATAACTAAAGTAACAGAGGGTGATCTAGATTCTAGGGCAGTTATAAAATCGAGGGATGAGATTGAGAAGCTGTCTGACTGTTTTAATAAGATGGTTGAATCTTTAAAAAATACAACATATACATTAA
- a CDS encoding SpoIIE family protein phosphatase, which yields MLNLNNILIYITIIYFIIIILIAYYSEKLFKKNKYIFNNPYVYALTIAVYCSTWTFYGSIDTAATTGLNYLTIFIGTTLLIFTWWFLLRKIIRISEAHNIISIAGFLCFRYGKSKTLGAIATIICFLSIIPYTSLQLHAISDSISIIIRHSYNVPSSLFGDISLILIIILGLATAIFAVFFNLESKKHPGLIGAIAFQSIIVLSITLIVGIYITYFLYDGFSDIFTKGLNNNNPLVVEHIKEITSLATYKGAGFDWFSVIIMSMFAILLLPRMFHMTVVENLEEKNLLKAMYLFPLYLFLINLFAFPVAIAAILENKSLNLSSFYLFVPLINNGETFLSILAYLGGLAAGFSMILVGSIALANMAVNYIVIPMLIKFFLIRKRKLLIIYLRRVCLFVILLLTYLCYFYLGASLTLRDMGLISFSGIMQLAPAFLLGLYWKNINAKGAGSGIIFGFITWIYVVIIPYLADTNLISPYIITNGPFNIEFLKPTALFGITGIGKWGHAFFWSLLINMFSLSIVSLFTKQGDIERDTANICVHALDINQIIESIEKPYNLTLKDFEEILSNFFDRKFAKNKINEYLSSINKERGMLTSFDIVNLKNFVEKILSEAVGPSASKLILDSYINIKGIKETKFINVFRDLLSLGVGESKDVLIRKVSELNVILNISNIFSTPGNLQSKLHNVLNLLNDTFKIDAVILREKEGNKLRVLSYVGEIKSGLLISTDRLIEEESYIGKCIISKAQYAINDIDQAKLNEYSIELKNAGVLSFCHTPLVINNEVIGVMSVYSKLYKDLFSDDFLRILKSIANQIAFYINNIKQTEELIRVREISKELEIAKNIQKSLLPSKYPYIEGVDISAVCLPSEYVGGDYYDFFTPNKDTLDIVIADVSGHDAASALVMSEVRTLIKTIVSYRPNLKPSNILTLLNNILYEDLEKLGYIITIIYIRFNFSTKEAIYANAGHNYPILYRDRNIIKLDEGNILIGAIKDIKYIDYKIPIFKNDIFVLYTDGVIEAENEKEELFGESNLIECIRKNSEENCKYIQDSILDKIIKFRGLEKQKDDITMVLLKINNL from the coding sequence ATGTTAAATTTAAACAATATTTTAATATATATAACAATTATATATTTTATTATTATAATATTAATAGCCTATTATTCTGAGAAACTTTTTAAAAAAAACAAATATATTTTTAACAACCCCTATGTTTACGCATTAACCATTGCAGTTTATTGTTCAACATGGACTTTCTATGGTTCCATAGATACAGCTGCTACAACAGGCCTAAATTATTTAACAATCTTTATAGGAACAACCTTACTTATCTTCACATGGTGGTTTTTATTAAGAAAGATAATTAGGATTTCAGAGGCCCATAACATAATTTCAATAGCAGGTTTTTTATGTTTTAGATATGGAAAATCAAAAACACTTGGTGCTATTGCAACGATTATTTGCTTCTTAAGCATAATTCCCTATACATCCCTTCAATTACATGCAATTAGTGATAGTATTTCTATTATTATAAGGCATTCATACAATGTACCATCTTCACTATTCGGGGATATTTCATTAATACTCATAATAATATTAGGGCTTGCCACAGCTATATTTGCAGTTTTTTTTAATCTTGAGAGTAAAAAACATCCTGGTCTTATAGGAGCTATTGCTTTTCAATCTATAATTGTATTATCAATTACTCTAATTGTAGGCATCTATATAACATACTTTCTTTATGATGGTTTCTCCGACATATTCACAAAGGGTTTAAATAATAATAACCCATTGGTTGTAGAACACATAAAGGAAATCACATCACTTGCAACATACAAAGGAGCAGGCTTTGATTGGTTCTCAGTTATTATAATGTCAATGTTTGCAATACTTTTACTGCCAAGAATGTTTCATATGACTGTTGTTGAAAATTTGGAAGAAAAAAACCTATTGAAGGCAATGTATTTATTTCCTTTATATTTGTTTTTAATAAACTTGTTTGCATTCCCAGTGGCAATAGCTGCAATATTGGAAAATAAAAGCTTAAATCTTTCATCTTTCTATTTATTTGTTCCACTTATCAATAATGGAGAAACTTTTTTATCTATATTAGCGTACTTAGGTGGACTTGCAGCAGGATTCAGCATGATTTTAGTAGGATCTATAGCTCTTGCAAATATGGCTGTTAATTACATTGTAATACCAATGTTAATTAAATTTTTTCTCATAAGAAAAAGAAAGTTGTTAATAATATATTTAAGACGAGTATGTTTATTTGTAATTCTATTACTAACATATCTCTGCTACTTTTATTTAGGAGCTAGCTTAACTTTGAGAGATATGGGTCTTATATCATTTTCTGGGATCATGCAATTAGCTCCTGCCTTTTTACTTGGCCTATATTGGAAAAATATAAATGCAAAAGGTGCTGGAAGTGGTATAATATTTGGCTTCATAACTTGGATATATGTTGTAATAATTCCTTACTTAGCAGATACTAACCTTATCTCGCCTTATATAATAACAAATGGTCCTTTTAATATTGAGTTTTTAAAACCAACTGCCCTCTTTGGTATAACAGGTATAGGTAAGTGGGGCCATGCATTTTTCTGGAGTCTTTTAATCAATATGTTTTCTCTTTCTATAGTATCATTATTTACAAAACAAGGGGATATAGAAAGAGATACTGCTAATATATGTGTGCATGCCCTAGATATTAATCAAATTATTGAATCTATTGAAAAGCCCTACAATTTAACATTAAAAGATTTTGAAGAGATCCTCTCAAATTTTTTCGACAGAAAGTTTGCAAAAAATAAAATTAATGAATATCTAAGTAGTATAAATAAAGAAAGGGGTATGCTAACTAGCTTCGATATTGTAAATCTTAAAAATTTTGTAGAAAAAATCCTTTCTGAGGCAGTTGGTCCATCAGCCTCTAAACTCATTTTAGACTCCTATATAAATATAAAAGGGATAAAAGAAACAAAATTTATAAATGTTTTTAGAGATCTCTTATCACTTGGAGTTGGAGAGAGTAAAGATGTATTAATTAGAAAGGTATCAGAATTAAATGTAATACTTAATATTTCAAATATATTTTCAACCCCTGGAAACTTACAGTCTAAACTACACAATGTGTTAAATCTGTTAAATGATACCTTTAAAATTGATGCTGTAATATTGAGAGAAAAGGAAGGCAATAAATTAAGGGTTTTATCCTATGTTGGAGAAATCAAAAGCGGACTATTAATTTCCACTGATAGATTAATTGAAGAGGAATCCTATATTGGTAAATGCATAATAAGTAAAGCACAATATGCCATTAATGATATAGATCAGGCAAAATTAAATGAATATAGTATAGAACTAAAAAATGCTGGAGTACTTTCCTTTTGTCATACACCTCTTGTAATTAACAATGAGGTTATTGGTGTAATGTCTGTATATAGTAAATTATATAAAGACCTCTTTAGTGATGATTTTTTAAGAATCTTAAAAAGTATAGCCAATCAAATTGCCTTTTATATTAATAATATTAAGCAAACTGAGGAATTAATAAGGGTTAGGGAAATTTCTAAAGAACTAGAGATTGCTAAAAATATACAAAAATCCTTACTCCCTAGTAAATATCCTTATATTGAAGGAGTGGATATTAGCGCAGTATGCTTACCCTCTGAATACGTAGGAGGTGATTACTATGACTTTTTTACTCCAAATAAGGATACACTGGATATTGTAATAGCTGATGTTTCAGGGCATGATGCTGCATCCGCATTAGTTATGTCCGAGGTAAGAACATTAATTAAAACAATTGTTTCTTATAGGCCAAACTTAAAACCATCTAACATATTAACTCTATTAAATAATATTTTATATGAGGATTTAGAAAAACTTGGTTACATTATTACAATCATTTATATTAGATTTAATTTCAGTACAAAAGAAGCTATTTATGCAAATGCTGGCCACAATTATCCTATACTATATAGGGATAGAAATATAATTAAACTTGATGAAGGCAATATACTAATAGGAGCAATTAAAGATATTAAATATATAGATTATAAAATACCCATCTTCAAAAATGATATATTTGTATTATATACTGATGGCGTTATTGAAGCAGAAAATGAAAAAGAAGAGTTATTCGGTGAATCAAATTTAATAGAATGTATAAGAAAAAATAGTGAAGAAAATTGTAAGTATATTCAAGACTCCATTCTAGATAAAATTATAAAGTTTAGAGGTTTAGAAAAACAAAAAGATGACATAACAATGGTGTTATTAAAGATAAATAACCTCTAA
- the serA gene encoding phosphoglycerate dehydrogenase, with the protein MDKFKILITDHISEEGIKILESSKDVDVCIKSGIEASELKGIIGDYDAIITRSRTEITKDILANSGRLKIIGRAGVGLDNVDIEEASRKNIIVMNAPTGNTIAATELTIALILSAARKIPEAVNSVKKGEWDRKRFLGIQLYEKTLGIIGLGRIGSNLAIRARSFGMKIVAYDPYIKKENATSIGVTLLENLEELLSISDVVTIHTPLTNDTINMITKTEINKMKDGAILVNCARGKIINEDDLCEALVNKKLYAAALDVFSKEPPKNNRLLELENVVTTPHIGANTYEGQKGVAVIIAEQVLNALHGKAYANAVNLPFIKSLLPKIFQLYFELAEKMGKLMAQIIRGRIDEIRVKCVGKIFEEELDSQSDNHLLNYMPLTIASLKGFLEVIMTESVTYMNAPFFAKDRGITIYETKADKHERFTDIIFLLFKTDKEEKLVGGTVLNDEIPRIVVFDKFNLDIVPYGTYLYFRNYDRPGVIGSVGTILGKNNINIAGFGLSREKSGQAVAFVSVDNKLTNGVLEEILNIDGIIEAKIIEF; encoded by the coding sequence ATGGATAAATTTAAAATTTTAATTACCGATCATATTTCTGAAGAAGGCATAAAAATACTTGAGTCTTCAAAAGATGTTGATGTATGTATAAAATCTGGTATTGAAGCAAGTGAGTTAAAAGGTATTATAGGCGATTATGACGCTATAATAACAAGAAGTAGAACAGAGATAACAAAAGATATATTAGCTAATTCCGGTAGGCTAAAAATAATTGGTAGGGCAGGTGTTGGTTTAGATAATGTTGATATTGAGGAGGCCAGCAGAAAAAACATTATTGTTATGAATGCCCCAACGGGGAACACCATAGCTGCTACAGAATTAACTATTGCTTTGATCTTATCAGCAGCCCGTAAAATTCCTGAGGCTGTTAATTCAGTTAAAAAGGGTGAGTGGGATAGAAAAAGGTTTTTAGGTATTCAATTATATGAAAAAACACTTGGCATAATTGGTTTGGGGAGAATTGGTAGCAATCTTGCAATAAGAGCAAGATCTTTTGGGATGAAGATTGTTGCCTACGATCCTTATATAAAAAAAGAAAATGCAACATCAATAGGTGTAACTTTATTAGAAAACCTTGAGGAGCTTTTAAGTATATCAGATGTAGTAACGATACATACCCCATTAACTAATGATACAATTAACATGATTACAAAAACAGAGATTAACAAGATGAAAGATGGTGCAATTTTGGTTAATTGTGCCCGTGGAAAAATTATAAATGAAGATGATCTATGTGAAGCCCTTGTAAATAAAAAATTATATGCAGCTGCTTTAGATGTGTTTTCAAAGGAACCTCCAAAAAATAATAGATTGCTTGAATTGGAAAATGTTGTAACGACCCCTCACATTGGAGCAAATACATATGAGGGGCAAAAAGGGGTTGCAGTGATTATAGCTGAACAGGTTTTGAATGCTTTGCACGGCAAAGCATATGCTAATGCTGTAAATTTGCCATTTATAAAATCATTGCTGCCTAAAATATTTCAACTCTATTTCGAATTAGCTGAAAAAATGGGAAAACTGATGGCCCAAATTATAAGAGGCAGGATAGATGAAATAAGGGTTAAATGTGTTGGTAAAATTTTTGAGGAAGAACTAGATAGTCAAAGCGATAATCACCTTTTAAATTATATGCCTCTTACAATTGCCTCGCTTAAGGGGTTTTTAGAAGTAATAATGACTGAATCTGTTACCTATATGAATGCACCTTTTTTTGCAAAGGATAGAGGTATAACAATTTATGAGACTAAAGCGGATAAACATGAAAGGTTTACTGATATAATATTCTTACTCTTTAAAACTGACAAAGAAGAAAAGCTTGTTGGGGGAACAGTTCTTAATGATGAAATACCTAGAATTGTAGTATTCGATAAATTTAATCTAGATATAGTACCCTATGGTACCTATCTTTATTTTAGAAACTATGATAGACCAGGAGTTATAGGTAGTGTTGGAACTATATTGGGTAAAAATAATATAAATATAGCTGGTTTTGGTCTATCTAGAGAAAAAAGTGGACAAGCTGTTGCATTTGTATCAGTTGATAATAAATTGACCAATGGGGTATTAGAAGAAATACTAAATATTGATGGTATTATAGAAGCAAAAATAATAGAATTTTAG
- a CDS encoding DUF4340 domain-containing protein — MNYKNFILPFIAILLIFIYVINLDKENKPKESYLLPKNTSIHALSYKSKDLNFRLEKKGDNWFITTPEKWKADKDEIANLVDSLLNTKIIASVDKYTDNNTYELSDQKFLSVENSEKYNILIGKRDSSYKMVYVTLEDEGEVKLVSANFLNYLPSTLNQIKDKTIYRFSKKGLKDFELKIDNKSYTFSFKNNHYYLNNKKLTDNVSSSLINKISHLEANTFANEKSLDNATTVGYIKYIIDNKTNQFNIYKNKENDYLISIDNKSSVFKIYNYKLDSFIKQFNL; from the coding sequence ATGAATTATAAAAACTTTATATTACCATTTATAGCAATCCTCTTAATTTTTATATATGTGATAAATCTAGACAAAGAAAATAAACCAAAAGAAAGTTATTTACTTCCCAAGAACACTTCTATACATGCTCTTTCGTATAAAAGCAAAGATTTAAATTTTAGACTAGAAAAAAAGGGTGATAATTGGTTTATAACAACCCCTGAGAAGTGGAAAGCTGATAAGGATGAAATAGCTAACCTAGTTGATTCACTCCTAAATACGAAAATAATTGCAAGTGTAGATAAATACACTGATAATAACACCTATGAATTAAGCGATCAAAAGTTTCTATCCGTAGAGAATAGCGAAAAATATAACATATTAATTGGTAAAAGGGACAGTTCATATAAAATGGTTTATGTAACACTAGAAGATGAAGGTGAGGTAAAATTAGTAAGCGCAAATTTTTTAAACTACCTTCCTTCTACATTAAATCAGATCAAAGATAAAACAATCTACCGTTTCAGCAAAAAAGGTTTAAAAGATTTTGAACTTAAGATTGATAACAAGAGCTACACATTTTCATTTAAGAACAATCATTATTATTTAAATAACAAAAAATTAACAGATAATGTAAGTAGTTCCCTTATAAATAAAATATCCCATTTAGAAGCAAACACCTTTGCTAACGAAAAATCACTAGATAATGCAACAACAGTAGGATATATTAAATATATCATTGATAATAAAACTAACCAATTTAATATTTATAAAAACAAAGAAAATGACTATTTAATATCTATAGATAATAAATCTAGTGTATTTAAAATATATAATTACAAGCTAGATAGTTTCATAAAGCAATTCAATTTATAA
- a CDS encoding secondary thiamine-phosphate synthase enzyme YjbQ, which yields MQYITVKSDLRESFIDITPQVERFISSNGYKDGVLYLFVPHTTAAITINENADPSVQSDINNFLRKLIPRDSNFKHLEGNADAHIKSSIIGCELFVLVENSKILLGTWQGIYFCEFDGPRSRKVYMRFLD from the coding sequence ATGCAGTATATTACAGTTAAGAGTGATTTAAGAGAATCCTTTATAGATATTACACCGCAAGTGGAAAGATTTATTAGTTCGAATGGCTATAAGGACGGTGTGCTCTATCTTTTTGTGCCTCATACTACAGCTGCAATTACAATAAATGAGAACGCCGATCCTTCTGTTCAGAGTGATATAAATAATTTCTTAAGAAAATTGATACCAAGAGATAGCAATTTTAAACATCTAGAGGGTAATGCCGATGCCCACATAAAATCTAGTATAATTGGTTGTGAACTTTTTGTTTTAGTTGAAAATAGCAAAATTTTATTAGGTACCTGGCAAGGTATATATTTCTGTGAATTTGATGGCCCTCGAAGTAGGAAGGTTTATATGAGATTTTTGGATTAA
- a CDS encoding ABC transporter permease subunit — MKTYSIISKELKIFFYHPMSYIITAVFLLLTGWFFSNSLFIVRVAELTNLLNILPFLLLFLIPAITMKMVAEEKRLGTIELILTNPIKDSSFILGKFFASLAITLFIYLLTLYYVLVLVIAGEPDIGKIVASYIGIILLTSAYISIGIFASTITNNQIVSFIVSFMIIFILFLTDKVSLFFPANIQNFLNDISITGHFNYFTLGVINIWDVTYYVSLIILFLYLAYYKITERYF; from the coding sequence ATGAAAACTTATAGCATAATCTCAAAAGAATTAAAAATATTTTTCTATCATCCAATGTCATATATTATTACTGCAGTATTTTTACTACTTACTGGATGGTTTTTTTCTAATTCTTTATTTATTGTTAGAGTTGCAGAACTAACCAATCTTTTGAATATCCTCCCCTTTTTATTGCTTTTCCTTATACCGGCTATAACTATGAAGATGGTTGCCGAAGAAAAAAGATTGGGCACAATTGAATTGATCCTTACAAATCCTATTAAAGACTCTTCATTTATATTAGGTAAATTTTTTGCATCCCTTGCTATAACATTATTTATTTACTTATTAACCCTATACTATGTCTTAGTTCTTGTTATTGCAGGAGAGCCAGATATAGGCAAGATAGTTGCATCATACATAGGAATTATCCTTTTAACTAGCGCCTATATATCAATCGGTATTTTTGCTTCTACTATCACAAACAATCAAATAGTTTCATTTATAGTATCTTTTATGATTATTTTTATATTATTCTTAACTGATAAAGTAAGCCTTTTTTTTCCAGCCAACATACAAAATTTTTTAAATGATATATCCATTACTGGGCATTTCAACTACTTTACCTTAGGGGTAATAAATATTTGGGATGTTACATACTATGTTTCTTTGATAATCCTTTTTCTCTATTTAGCCTATTACAAAATTACTGAAAGGTATTTCTAA
- a CDS encoding ATP-binding cassette domain-containing protein, producing MISAHNLTKYYGRLKAVDKINFNVDSGEIVGFLGPNGAGKTTTMQILTGYLAPTDGEAYISGLNIQENPLEVKQLIGYLPENNPLYSDMFVFDYLIFISQLKDIPSHKRKKRILDVSEVCSITDILNRKIEQLSKGYRQRVGLAASIIGDPDILILDEPTVGLDPNQIIEIRNLIKRLGSEKTIILSTHILQEVEQTCNRVLIINNGKIIKDSQLDKLIKETNQFIIETEPKIGRNILDQIGKVKKEKGNRFVIESDSDIRRKLSEICLQNKILILELTQYKKSLEDVFKELTQEDINENL from the coding sequence ATGATCAGTGCTCATAATCTAACAAAATATTATGGGAGATTAAAAGCAGTTGATAAAATAAACTTCAATGTGGATTCTGGTGAAATTGTTGGCTTCTTAGGTCCTAACGGAGCAGGCAAAACAACAACAATGCAAATTCTAACAGGATACTTAGCCCCAACAGATGGAGAAGCATATATATCAGGGCTAAATATTCAAGAAAACCCTTTAGAAGTTAAGCAACTTATTGGTTATTTGCCAGAAAATAACCCATTGTATAGTGATATGTTCGTTTTCGATTACTTAATCTTTATTAGTCAACTGAAGGATATCCCATCCCATAAAAGAAAAAAAAGAATATTAGATGTCAGTGAGGTCTGTTCAATTACTGACATTTTAAATAGAAAAATAGAACAACTATCAAAAGGCTATAGACAAAGAGTAGGTTTAGCTGCATCAATTATTGGAGATCCTGATATACTCATATTAGATGAGCCTACTGTTGGCCTCGATCCAAATCAAATAATTGAAATAAGAAATCTCATAAAAAGATTGGGCAGTGAAAAAACTATCATACTCTCCACACATATTTTGCAAGAGGTGGAACAAACATGTAATAGAGTTCTTATTATAAATAATGGAAAAATAATCAAGGATTCCCAATTAGATAAGCTAATCAAAGAAACTAATCAATTCATTATAGAAACTGAACCAAAAATTGGAAGAAATATCCTTGATCAGATTGGTAAGGTGAAAAAAGAAAAGGGTAATAGATTTGTAATAGAAAGTGATTCAGATATAAGAAGAAAATTATCAGAGATATGCTTACAAAATAAGATCTTAATATTAGAATTGACCCAATATAAAAAGAGCCTAGAGGATGTATTTAAAGAGCTAACCCAGGAGGATATAAATGAAAACTTATAG
- a CDS encoding GldG family protein: MIYKKYIRAINLISVIVIVIMLNLITANSLMKIDLTKNKIYTLSEGTHHIINEIPGKILIKVIVSSDIPSQYNDRIDYFANLLKEYKELSKGKITLEIISSDNTRELGEIAELYGIPPIQINAIEENNLQIKRVFMGAVFLYRDKKETIPVIANLNNMEYEISAAIKRITREDKPKLAIINAGNSANMRQGLSILQRALTKDYSVENIYLGNKNLKINKEIDTALLVSPQISLTDNVTYALEQFLMSGKNLILALDIVQGSPQRGFASSLDTGLEDFLEKNGIHLSKKIIYDLNASIINISNRSGGFSISTSLRYYFFPQISNFNKEHPITKDLSSVNLIYPTPIIIKNDNETNSDLKYTVLAKSSENSGLESQPYNIMLEREFKMEDFNKESQIVAILAEGKFKNTFDKPLKGLENNFKKNGTGKLVLISDGDFIKDQYVSSGNNLDFILNTIDYLAAEPELTLIRGKSFTYNPITLKNITLQNILKITSIFLPIVLAFLIIIIVTFSLKKRRLPK; this comes from the coding sequence ATGATATATAAGAAATATATTAGAGCTATTAATTTGATTTCCGTTATCGTTATTGTAATAATGCTAAATCTAATAACCGCTAACTCATTAATGAAAATTGATTTAACAAAAAATAAAATATATACATTAAGCGAGGGAACACATCATATTATTAATGAGATCCCAGGCAAGATTCTGATAAAAGTAATTGTTAGCTCAGATATCCCATCTCAATATAATGATAGAATCGACTACTTTGCAAACCTGTTAAAAGAATATAAAGAATTATCAAAGGGCAAAATAACTCTAGAAATAATATCATCAGATAATACTAGAGAATTAGGTGAAATAGCAGAATTATATGGTATCCCTCCCATTCAAATTAATGCAATAGAAGAAAATAATCTTCAGATAAAGAGAGTATTTATGGGGGCAGTTTTTTTATATAGGGATAAAAAAGAAACAATACCCGTTATTGCTAATTTAAATAATATGGAATATGAGATTTCAGCTGCAATAAAGAGAATAACTAGAGAAGATAAACCTAAGTTAGCAATAATTAATGCAGGTAATTCAGCAAACATGCGTCAAGGTTTATCTATTTTACAAAGAGCTCTAACAAAAGATTATTCCGTTGAAAATATATATCTAGGCAATAAAAACCTTAAAATTAATAAAGAAATAGATACTGCCCTTTTAGTTTCCCCGCAAATATCCTTAACAGATAATGTAACGTATGCATTGGAACAATTTTTAATGTCAGGTAAAAATTTAATTTTAGCACTAGATATAGTGCAGGGATCCCCTCAAAGAGGATTTGCTAGCTCTCTAGATACTGGGCTCGAAGATTTTTTAGAAAAAAATGGGATACATCTAAGTAAAAAAATTATATACGACTTAAATGCTTCTATAATAAACATATCAAATAGATCTGGTGGTTTTTCTATTTCAACATCCTTAAGATATTATTTTTTCCCACAAATATCTAATTTCAATAAGGAACATCCTATAACCAAAGATTTGAGCTCAGTTAATTTAATATACCCAACACCTATCATAATAAAAAATGACAATGAAACAAATAGTGACTTAAAATATACGGTACTAGCTAAATCATCTGAAAATTCAGGGTTAGAATCACAACCTTATAATATTATGCTTGAGAGAGAGTTTAAAATGGAGGATTTCAACAAAGAAAGCCAAATTGTTGCAATACTTGCTGAGGGAAAATTTAAAAATACTTTTGACAAACCACTTAAAGGCTTAGAAAATAATTTTAAAAAAAATGGAACAGGAAAATTGGTATTAATATCAGATGGAGATTTTATTAAAGACCAATATGTTTCAAGTGGTAATAATTTAGATTTTATACTAAATACTATAGATTATTTAGCCGCTGAACCTGAATTAACCTTAATTAGAGGAAAATCATTTACTTATAATCCTATTACACTGAAAAATATTACCTTACAAAATATTTTAAAAATTACTAGCATTTTCCTTCCAATTGTACTTGCCTTTTTAATAATAATTATAGTAACCTTTTCACTTAAAAAAAGGAGGCTACCTAAATGA
- a CDS encoding zinc dependent phospholipase C family protein translates to MSVFLIIILLISFFPTDLFAWGLETHLKIGSTILENTSMTIIKNYSMNFLLGNIFPDFFTLLKNLSAIKRNFHTHSWDMLSKLFNNASEDSEKAFCYGYAAHLSADIIAHNYYIPQTFLFVSKNKYISHLLLEYAETRNSFLYEELLDELLEFSKENSDLFLKTTGISKEYFIKQIKYLKLTLKTQHFVRFKYFAYLFEKALDENFIERSNYYQKKAIEVAAKAVDNGFSEYCMYDPTGINSITKAKNLREKIRLNYGKNITKKLAKKKTFLKSFSADNFT, encoded by the coding sequence ATGAGTGTATTTTTAATAATTATACTATTAATCTCATTTTTTCCAACTGACCTTTTTGCATGGGGATTGGAAACTCATCTTAAGATTGGCAGCACAATATTGGAAAATACATCTATGACTATTATAAAGAACTATTCAATGAATTTCCTTTTAGGTAATATATTCCCAGATTTTTTTACCCTTTTGAAGAATTTATCTGCCATTAAGAGAAATTTTCATACTCATTCATGGGATATGCTTTCAAAATTATTTAACAATGCATCGGAAGATAGTGAAAAAGCATTTTGTTATGGATATGCCGCCCACTTATCAGCTGACATTATAGCGCACAACTATTATATACCACAGACTTTTTTATTTGTTAGCAAAAACAAATATATATCACACTTATTATTAGAATATGCTGAGACTAGAAATAGCTTTCTCTATGAGGAATTATTAGATGAATTATTAGAATTTTCTAAAGAAAATAGTGATCTCTTTTTAAAGACTACGGGTATATCTAAAGAATATTTTATAAAACAGATTAAATATTTAAAATTAACTTTAAAAACCCAACATTTCGTTAGATTTAAATATTTTGCTTACTTGTTTGAAAAGGCTCTTGATGAAAATTTTATAGAAAGAAGTAATTATTATCAAAAAAAAGCGATTGAAGTTGCGGCAAAGGCCGTTGATAATGGTTTTAGTGAGTATTGCATGTATGATCCAACTGGTATTAATAGCATTACTAAGGCAAAAAATTTAAGAGAAAAAATACGTTTAAATTACGGCAAAAATATTACAAAGAAATTGGCCAAAAAGAAGACTTTTCTTAAAAGTTTTTCAGCTGATAATTTTACTTAA